A genomic segment from Peribacillus sp. ACCC06369 encodes:
- the pstA gene encoding phosphate ABC transporter permease PstA: MKLINKDHVVKKMPTRLAVNSICKGLFFLATLFGLLVLAILFYRILTQGIGHLNLDFFQNFASRRPEEAGVKAALIGSIWLMAVVTPISLFLGVGTAIYLEEYARKNWITTFIKLNISNLAGVPSIVFGLLGLTVFVRALALDRSVLAAGLTMSLLVLPVIIVAAQEAIRSVPRDIREASYGMGATKWQTILKVVLPAAIPGILTGGILALSRAIGETAPLVVVGIPLFIAFLPQSVMDTFTVLPMQIYNWTSRPQEEFQQVAAAGIIVLLALLILMNSIAVIIRNKFQKRY, encoded by the coding sequence ATGAAACTGATAAACAAAGATCATGTTGTAAAGAAAATGCCCACTCGGCTGGCGGTTAACTCGATATGTAAAGGATTATTCTTCTTAGCAACCTTATTTGGCCTTCTGGTATTGGCCATCTTATTTTATCGGATATTGACTCAAGGAATTGGTCATTTGAATTTGGATTTCTTCCAGAATTTCGCTTCAAGAAGACCGGAAGAGGCTGGTGTAAAGGCAGCTCTTATCGGTTCTATATGGTTAATGGCCGTCGTTACTCCAATTTCCCTTTTTCTCGGTGTGGGAACGGCGATCTATTTAGAGGAATATGCAAGAAAGAATTGGATCACCACTTTTATAAAGTTGAATATTTCCAATCTGGCAGGTGTTCCGTCAATTGTATTTGGATTACTCGGTTTGACGGTTTTCGTTAGGGCTCTAGCCTTGGATCGCTCCGTGTTGGCAGCAGGTTTGACGATGAGTCTACTCGTCTTGCCAGTCATCATTGTTGCAGCTCAGGAAGCCATACGTTCTGTACCGCGTGATATAAGGGAAGCTTCTTATGGAATGGGTGCAACAAAATGGCAGACGATTTTGAAAGTGGTTCTTCCAGCTGCGATACCTGGTATTTTGACAGGTGGAATACTCGCTTTATCCCGGGCGATTGGAGAAACGGCACCATTAGTGGTAGTTGGTATCCCGTTGTTCATCGCATTTTTACCGCAATCGGTCATGGATACATTTACGGTGCTACCGATGCAAATCTATAACTGGACATCCCGGCCACAGGAGGAATTTCAGCAGGTTGCGGCTGCGGGTATTATCGTTTTACTTGCTCTGTTAATTTTAATGAATTCGATAGCTGTCATAATCCGTAACAAATTCCAGAAAAGATACTGA
- the pstC gene encoding phosphate ABC transporter permease subunit PstC gives MLEPKQTDTYSVQRLILEKKSKKRWNIEKIIPKLLFLTAVISVFITIGIILTLIFETFIFFDKVSIVEFLTGQKWLPFASTPSYGVMPLVVGTLKVTVIAALVAVPVGLATAIFLSEYASEKTRRIIKPILEVLAGIPTIVYGFFALTFVTPVLRDIFPSLDMFNALSPGIVVGIMIMPMIASLSEDALVSVPKSIREGAYALGATKLETTIKVVLPAAMSGIVASIVLALSRAIGETMIVSVAGGSTPSMSMDVTSSIQTMTAYIVQVSTGDAGYGTTIYYSIYAVGMTLFVFTLIMNLLAQFISRKFREEY, from the coding sequence ATGTTGGAACCGAAACAAACAGATACCTATTCTGTACAGCGATTGATATTAGAAAAGAAAAGCAAAAAAAGATGGAATATAGAGAAAATCATTCCTAAGCTGTTATTCCTTACAGCTGTGATTTCTGTATTTATAACCATTGGAATAATCCTTACGTTGATTTTTGAAACTTTTATATTTTTTGACAAAGTGTCCATCGTGGAGTTTTTAACAGGACAAAAATGGTTACCCTTTGCATCCACGCCTTCCTATGGGGTTATGCCACTTGTTGTTGGAACGTTGAAGGTAACGGTAATAGCGGCGTTAGTTGCAGTTCCGGTAGGTCTTGCAACAGCCATTTTCTTGAGTGAATATGCATCGGAGAAAACACGGAGAATCATTAAGCCGATTTTAGAAGTTTTAGCTGGAATCCCTACTATCGTTTACGGCTTCTTTGCCTTAACCTTTGTAACGCCAGTATTGCGGGATATTTTTCCTTCCCTTGACATGTTCAATGCCTTAAGTCCTGGGATTGTGGTAGGAATCATGATCATGCCAATGATTGCCTCTTTATCGGAAGATGCACTTGTCTCAGTACCGAAATCGATTCGTGAAGGTGCGTATGCTCTAGGTGCTACGAAACTGGAAACGACGATTAAAGTGGTATTGCCAGCGGCCATGTCCGGAATCGTTGCTTCAATTGTCCTGGCTTTATCCAGAGCGATTGGAGAGACCATGATCGTAAGTGTCGCAGGTGGATCGACTCCAAGTATGAGTATGGACGTCACAAGTTCTATTCAAACGATGACTGCCTATATCGTACAGGTGAGTACTGGAGACGCAGGGTATGGGACAACGATTTACTACAGCATATATGCGGTTGGAATGACACTGTTCGTCTTTACGCTTATTATGAATTTATTGGCGCAGTTCATCTCCCGCAAGTTCAGGGAGGAATATTAA